A window of Bacteroidota bacterium genomic DNA:
ATGGGAATACATAATTTGCCCATGCTTTATCTATCAATGACGTTGGTGATTCTTGGTAATGGTTTTTTTAAACCCAATATCTCTACGTTACTAGGTAATGTGTATTCTACACCGGAGTTTAAGGATAAGAAAGACGATGGCTATAACATTTTTTACATGGGTATAAATGTTGGGGCCTTTATCTGTAACTTTTTTGGAGCAGCGTTATACATTATGCTGGGATGGAGCTATGCGTTTATGGCAGCCGGGGTAGGTATGTTTATAGGCATTATTGTATTCTTGGTAGGTACAAAACACTATGCACATGCCGATGTAAAAAAAGGGGTAAAGGAAGGCGATATGCCGATGTCGAAACTAACTCTTGTGATATTACTGCCATCTATTGTTGCAGGTTTACTGGGCTGGTTTTTACCAGGAAGTATATTCGGATCCGATTCAACAGATGCCTTTATCTTCTCATGCATACCCGTTATCTACTTTTTCGGAACATTGTACACCAAAGCTGCCGCAAATGAAAAGAAGCCAATAGCAGCATTACTTGCAATATTTACTGTTGTAATTCTTTTTTGGGCGGTATTTAAACAAAACGGTTCTGCACTAACAACATGGGCGGACAGATACACCGACCGCGAATTGAGCGGTGCATCGCAAACTGCGTTTGAAACTATTAAAGGAGCCCAAACCATCACATACAGTAAAGACAGTGTTGCCTTATATGATGATCAGTTTAGGATATCAAAAGAAAACGGGGTAGTGGTGAAAGAGTTTAACTACCCGCCATATTTTAAAAACATGGCCCCTGAAAAACTACCTCAAGAGGGAAGTAAGATAAGCGTGTGGGCAACCAACATCAGCCAGTCTATTAATCCGGGCTGGGTAATATTGTTGACACCTTTGGTGGTTGCGTTTTTTGCTTATTTGCGCCGTAAAAATAAAGAGCCTTCAACACCTACAAAAATTGCTTGGGGTCTCGTTATTTCTGCACTATCAACATTGGTAATGGTGGGTGCTGTGTATGCTTCAAACAACGGGGTTGAGAAAGCTTCAACGTGGTGGTTAATTGCATCGTATGGTGTAATCACCATAGGCGAGTTATTTCTAAGTCCCATGGGATTATCACTAGTTTCAAAAGTAAGTCCGCCCCATATTACTTCATTGATGATGGGAGGCTGGTTCCTTTCTACATCTATTGGAAACAAGCTTTCAGGTGTTTTGGCTTCGATGTGGGATAAATACGAAGACAAGACTAACTTTTTCTTAGTAAATTTTGTTTTGTTAGGCTTTTCAGCAATACTAATGCTGATATTACTACGCTGGCTGAAGAAAGTTCTTTCAGAAAGGCTTAGTTAATTAGAACAACATTCTGAATAATAAGCAATTCGAACAAATCGAATTGCTTATTATTTTATATGCGTTGTATAGTTCCATTTCACTATTTTTGATTGTTATATGTAATTGTTAAGATGGAGGAAGAAAAAAACAATAAAGAGTTTAAGCCATACATAGCCGCTAAAGACTTTATTCCTGAGTTTACTCCCAAAGCTATCATATTAGGTGCTGTTTTCGGCATTATATTCGGGGCAGCAACTGTTTATCTGGGTCTTAAAGTAGGCTTAACGGTAAGTGCCTCCATTCCCATTGCAGTATTGGCAATTTCTATTTTCAAAAAAATTGGCAATGCCACCATTCTAGAAAGTAACATCGTACAAACTATAGGTTCTGCCGGAGAATCGGTAGCAGCCGGGGTGGTATTTACTATACCTGCCTTGTTGTTTCTTTCAGGCGGTATCGATTACTTTAACTACTTCACCATCTTTATTCTTGCCCTTTGCGGTGGTATTTTAGGGGTGTTGTTTATGGTGCCTTTGCGTCGTTCGTTGATTGTTAAAGAACACGGAAATCTACCTTATCCCGAAGGTACTGCTTGTGCCGACGTTTTAGTTGCGGGTGAAAAGGGCGGAAACCTTGCCAAAAAAGTGTATTACGGTTTAGGCGTAGCCTTTTTATACAAAGTATTAATGACTGTTTTCGGGTTTTGGAAAGATGTACCCCAAATCGTATTCAGTCGCAAATCTGCACTTCCCAACGGGACGGTAAATGGTGAAATCACTCCTGAGTTGTTAGGAGTGGGATATATCATAGGTCCCAGCATTTCAGGGGTAATGGTTGCGGGCGGTGTATTATCGTGGTTAGTGCTAATCCCCTTAATTACATTTATCGGGGATTACCTTACTGTGCCTTTGTTGCCTGAAAAAGTGAAACTAATAGCAGACATGAGTGCCGATGAGATATGGAGCAAATACATCCGTTACATTGGTGCCGGTGCAGTAACCTTTGGTGGTGTAATGACTTTGATAAAGACCCTTCCTACCATTGTATCTGCTTTTCGAGATTCATTTAAAGATTTAAAAAATCAAAAAAATAACGCTGAGGCAAAAACCCGTACTGAAAAGGATATGCCTTTGATTTGGGTGGTTGCAGGCAGCTTGTTTCTTATCGTATTTATGGCAGTGATGCCGGGATTACCTGTAAACTGGCTTTCATCAGTAATGA
This region includes:
- a CDS encoding oligopeptide transporter, OPT family is translated as MEEEKNNKEFKPYIAAKDFIPEFTPKAIILGAVFGIIFGAATVYLGLKVGLTVSASIPIAVLAISIFKKIGNATILESNIVQTIGSAGESVAAGVVFTIPALLFLSGGIDYFNYFTIFILALCGGILGVLFMVPLRRSLIVKEHGNLPYPEGTACADVLVAGEKGGNLAKKVYYGLGVAFLYKVLMTVFGFWKDVPQIVFSRKSALPNGTVNGEITPELLGVGYIIGPSISGVMVAGGVLSWLVLIPLITFIGDYLTVPLLPEKVKLIADMSADEIWSKYIRYIGAGAVTFGGVMTLIKTLPTIVSAFRDSFKDLKNQKNNAEAKTRTEKDMPLIWVVAGSLFLIVFMAVMPGLPVNWLSSVMIVVFGFFFVTVSSRIVGLIGSSSNPISGMTIATLMATALIFVGIGWSGDAYQPIALVVGSIVCIASANAGATSQDLKTGFIVGATPIKQQLGLLIGVLVSVVAIGFTLMLLNDAIGIGEPTAEHAKPLPAPQATLMSTVIKGLLSNDLPWGLVIIGMGISAVVELCGISSLAFAVGAYLPLSSTTPIFIGGMVKWLSDKITKRKGEESDIGSGALFSSGLIAGGSLTGILIAFLTAKTIQGADGEVSLMVWLNSGVAEGMGTYADLVAMIMFLLLGALLLRFAIMKEKQNG
- a CDS encoding peptide MFS transporter; the protein is MERKHPVALPFLFFTEMWERFGYYLMIGIFTLYLKDVKAGFAMTEAEAADLYGTFIALVFLTPFLGGLLADRYFGYRKSIIAGGIMMGVGYCMMGIHNLPMLYLSMTLVILGNGFFKPNISTLLGNVYSTPEFKDKKDDGYNIFYMGINVGAFICNFFGAALYIMLGWSYAFMAAGVGMFIGIIVFLVGTKHYAHADVKKGVKEGDMPMSKLTLVILLPSIVAGLLGWFLPGSIFGSDSTDAFIFSCIPVIYFFGTLYTKAAANEKKPIAALLAIFTVVILFWAVFKQNGSALTTWADRYTDRELSGASQTAFETIKGAQTITYSKDSVALYDDQFRISKENGVVVKEFNYPPYFKNMAPEKLPQEGSKISVWATNISQSINPGWVILLTPLVVAFFAYLRRKNKEPSTPTKIAWGLVISALSTLVMVGAVYASNNGVEKASTWWLIASYGVITIGELFLSPMGLSLVSKVSPPHITSLMMGGWFLSTSIGNKLSGVLASMWDKYEDKTNFFLVNFVLLGFSAILMLILLRWLKKVLSERLS